A stretch of Leisingera sp. S132 DNA encodes these proteins:
- a CDS encoding sarcosine oxidase subunit alpha family protein, translating to MSTRLAKHGRLIDRSKQIAFTFNGKSMQGYAGDTLASALLANGQVMMGRSFKYHRPRGVVASGSEEPNALMQLGVGDRYEPNQRATTTELFSGLTAQSQNHWPSLEFDVLSINNKLSRFLTAGFYYKMFIHPRPLWKHVYEPIIRKSAGLGAAPDKELKDADTYEHFYFFADVLVIGGGVAGLQAAKAAASSGAKVLVLEQNNYWGGRAPVDGGTIDGEAPEVWIEKTLAELRGMDNVTLRDRCMGSGVYDHGYALGYERLTDHAPGQGGPRHRLWRIRASQIVTATGAIERPLSFAGNDVPGVMLAASMRDYVVNWGINPGQKVVVATNNDDAYRTALVLHEAGVEVVRVVDTRETGGGALMEAVREKGIRVELGRAIAKVKDGKCVTEVAICAQNGEGGARETVQADAVAMSGGWSPVVHLWSHCGGKLIWDEQNANFRPDASRPPLGHDGNGFVVPAGAANGEFGLGALLEDAAAAGAKAAEAAGFPAKSVAAAKGETEAEAQMEAVWLMPAKADIKLRMKSWLDYQNDVKVSDVQLAAREGYESVEHTKRYTTLGMATDQGKLSNINGLAILADSLNSEIPQVGTTTFRPPYHPISLGAIAGEARAEIFQPVRKTPIYDWFDKNGADWEPVGQWRRPFAITKPGEDRHAAVNREVKNTRENLGLLDASTLGKLVVKGPDAGKFLDMLYTNMMSTLKVGKCRYGLMCTENGFLMDDGVVARIDEDTFLCHTTTGGAERIHGHMEEWLQTEWWDMKVYVANVTEQYAQIAVVGPNARKVLEKLNAAAGGGMDVSKEALPFMEWRDGKIGEFDARAYRISFSGELSYEIAVAASEGQAFWDALMDAGKEFGVMPYGTETLHILRAEKGFIMIGDETDGTVIPQDLGLHWALSKKKEDYLGKRAQQRSHMVDPDRWQLVGLETVDGSVLPDGAYAVGEGVNANGQRNMIGRVTSTYHSATLGRGIAMGLVKHGPKRMGEVIEFPGTDGKTYKAKIVDPVFYDKDGEKQNV from the coding sequence ATGAGCACGCGTCTTGCCAAACACGGCCGGCTGATCGACCGCTCCAAACAGATCGCCTTCACCTTCAACGGCAAATCCATGCAGGGTTATGCCGGCGATACGCTCGCATCCGCTCTGCTGGCCAATGGCCAGGTGATGATGGGCCGCTCTTTCAAATACCACCGCCCGCGCGGCGTTGTCGCATCCGGCTCGGAAGAGCCCAATGCGCTGATGCAGCTGGGTGTGGGCGACCGGTATGAGCCGAACCAGCGCGCCACCACCACCGAGCTGTTCTCGGGCCTGACCGCGCAGTCGCAGAACCACTGGCCGAGCCTGGAGTTCGACGTTCTGTCGATCAACAACAAGCTCAGCCGCTTCCTGACTGCCGGCTTCTACTACAAGATGTTCATCCACCCGCGCCCGCTGTGGAAACACGTCTATGAGCCGATCATCCGGAAGTCCGCAGGTCTGGGCGCTGCGCCCGACAAGGAACTGAAGGACGCCGACACCTACGAGCACTTCTACTTCTTTGCAGATGTGCTGGTCATCGGCGGCGGTGTTGCCGGTCTGCAAGCGGCCAAGGCGGCAGCCAGCTCGGGCGCCAAGGTTCTGGTGTTGGAGCAGAACAACTACTGGGGCGGCCGCGCGCCGGTCGACGGCGGCACCATCGACGGTGAAGCGCCCGAGGTCTGGATCGAAAAGACCCTGGCCGAACTGCGCGGCATGGACAACGTTACGCTCCGTGACCGCTGCATGGGCTCCGGCGTCTATGACCACGGCTATGCACTGGGCTATGAGCGCCTGACCGACCACGCGCCGGGCCAGGGCGGCCCGCGCCACCGTCTATGGCGGATCCGTGCCTCCCAGATCGTCACCGCAACCGGTGCAATCGAACGCCCGCTGTCCTTTGCAGGCAACGATGTTCCCGGCGTGATGCTGGCGGCTTCGATGCGCGACTATGTGGTGAACTGGGGCATCAACCCGGGCCAGAAGGTCGTGGTTGCCACCAACAACGACGATGCCTACCGCACAGCGCTGGTGCTGCATGAGGCTGGCGTCGAAGTGGTGCGCGTGGTCGACACCCGCGAAACCGGCGGCGGCGCGCTGATGGAAGCGGTCCGCGAAAAGGGCATCCGCGTTGAGCTGGGCCGCGCCATCGCCAAGGTGAAGGACGGCAAATGCGTGACCGAGGTCGCCATCTGCGCCCAGAACGGCGAAGGCGGCGCGCGTGAGACTGTGCAGGCCGATGCAGTTGCCATGTCCGGCGGCTGGTCGCCGGTGGTGCACCTGTGGTCCCACTGCGGCGGCAAGCTGATCTGGGACGAGCAGAACGCTAACTTCCGCCCCGACGCCTCCCGTCCGCCGCTGGGCCACGACGGTAACGGCTTTGTGGTTCCGGCAGGTGCCGCAAACGGCGAGTTTGGCCTGGGCGCGCTGCTGGAAGATGCAGCAGCTGCTGGTGCCAAGGCAGCTGAAGCGGCTGGCTTCCCGGCGAAATCCGTTGCGGCTGCCAAGGGCGAGACCGAAGCGGAAGCGCAGATGGAAGCGGTCTGGCTGATGCCGGCCAAGGCGGACATCAAGCTGCGCATGAAGTCCTGGCTGGACTACCAGAACGACGTGAAAGTGTCGGACGTGCAGCTGGCTGCGCGCGAAGGCTATGAGAGCGTCGAGCACACCAAGCGTTACACCACGCTGGGTATGGCGACCGACCAGGGCAAGCTTTCGAACATCAACGGCCTGGCCATTCTGGCCGACAGCCTGAACTCGGAAATCCCGCAGGTGGGCACCACCACCTTCCGTCCGCCGTACCACCCGATCTCGCTGGGCGCGATCGCTGGCGAGGCACGGGCCGAGATCTTCCAGCCGGTGCGCAAGACGCCGATCTACGACTGGTTCGACAAGAACGGCGCGGATTGGGAACCGGTTGGTCAGTGGCGCCGTCCGTTTGCGATCACCAAACCCGGTGAAGACCGTCATGCCGCGGTGAACCGCGAGGTGAAGAACACCCGCGAGAACCTTGGCCTGCTGGACGCCTCGACCCTGGGCAAGCTGGTGGTCAAAGGCCCCGACGCTGGCAAGTTCCTGGACATGCTCTATACCAACATGATGTCCACGCTGAAGGTCGGCAAATGCCGCTATGGCCTGATGTGCACCGAGAACGGTTTCCTGATGGACGACGGCGTGGTTGCGCGCATCGACGAGGACACCTTCCTGTGCCACACCACCACCGGCGGCGCCGAGCGTATCCATGGGCACATGGAAGAGTGGCTGCAGACCGAGTGGTGGGACATGAAGGTCTACGTTGCCAACGTGACTGAGCAGTATGCCCAGATCGCCGTTGTCGGCCCCAACGCCCGCAAGGTGCTGGAAAAGCTGAACGCGGCGGCCGGCGGCGGCATGGATGTCTCGAAAGAGGCGCTGCCCTTCATGGAATGGCGTGACGGAAAGATCGGCGAGTTTGACGCCCGGGCTTACCGGATCTCCTTCTCGGGCGAGTTGTCCTATGAGATCGCGGTTGCGGCCTCAGAAGGCCAGGCGTTCTGGGATGCGCTGATGGACGCAGGCAAGGAATTCGGCGTCATGCCTTACGGCACCGAGACCCTGCACATCCTGCGGGCCGAAAAAGGCTTCATCATGATCGGCGACGAGACCGACGGCACCGTGATCCCGCAGGATCTGGGGCTGCACTGGGCGCTGTCGAAGAAGAAGGAAGACTATCTGGGCAAACGTGCGCAACAGCGCTCCCACATGGTCGATCCGGACCGCTGGCAGCTGGTCGGCCTGGAAACCGTCGACGGTTCCGTGCTGCCGGACGGTGCCTATGCGGTGGGTGAAGGCGTCAACGCCAACGGCCAGCGCAACATGATCGGCCGGGTGACCTCGACCTACCACTCGGCAACCCTGGGCCGCGGCATCGCCATGGGCCTGGTCAAGCACGGCCCCAAGCGCATGGGTGAAGTGATCGAGTTCCCGGGGACAGACGGCAAGACCTATAAAGCCAAGATCGTTGACCCGGTCTTCTACGATAAGGATGGAGAGAAGCAGAATGTCTAA
- a CDS encoding sarcosine oxidase subunit delta, with translation MLILECPYCGVKAEETELAAGGEAHLKRFGPGSSDEEFHDYLFMRENPKGVHFERWRHANGCGKWFHAARCTMTLEVFGTYTAQTSVPTQEILDKIAAKRPGWTWREFADGKK, from the coding sequence ATGCTGATCCTTGAATGCCCCTATTGCGGCGTCAAAGCCGAAGAAACCGAACTGGCCGCGGGCGGCGAAGCGCATCTGAAGCGCTTTGGCCCCGGCTCCTCGGATGAAGAGTTCCATGACTACCTGTTCATGCGCGAAAACCCCAAAGGCGTTCACTTTGAACGCTGGCGCCACGCCAACGGCTGCGGCAAGTGGTTCCACGCCGCCCGCTGCACCATGACACTGGAGGTCTTTGGCACCTACACCGCGCAGACCTCTGTGCCGACGCAGGAGATCCTGGACAAGATCGCTGCCAAACGCCCGGGCTGGACCTGGCGTGAATTTGCGGACGGCAAGAAATGA
- a CDS encoding sarcosine oxidase subunit beta family protein has product MKRYSVFAVAREALRYHTGWERAWRSPEPKRHYDVVIVGAGGHGLATAYYLGKNFGITNVAIIEKGWLGGGNTGRNTTIIRSNYLQDPSAAIYEKARSLYETMSQDLNYNVMFSPRGVIMLAQTEHEIRGYKRTAHANQQQGVQTEWITPERVKEIVPIINLHGPRYPVLGGLYQERGGTARHDAVAWGYARACSDMGMDIIQKCEVTGVRTENGRTVGVDTSKGPIDCDKLGMIVAGNASVLSEMAGFRLPMESVALQAMVSEPIKPCMDVVVMANTVHGYMSQSDKGEMVIGGGTDGFNNYTQRGSFHHIEETVRALVETFPMVSRLKMLRQWGGIVDVTGDRSPLISKTPVQNCFINAGWGTGGFKAIPGSGWAMAELMATGHSPLTEEFSMMRFKEGKFIDESVAAGVAH; this is encoded by the coding sequence ATGAAACGCTATTCAGTCTTTGCTGTCGCGCGGGAAGCCCTGCGCTATCACACCGGATGGGAGCGCGCCTGGCGCTCGCCGGAACCCAAACGCCACTACGATGTCGTCATCGTGGGTGCGGGCGGGCATGGCCTCGCCACTGCCTACTACCTGGGTAAGAACTTCGGCATTACCAATGTCGCAATTATCGAGAAAGGCTGGCTGGGTGGCGGCAATACGGGCCGGAACACCACCATCATCCGCTCGAACTACCTGCAGGATCCCTCGGCTGCGATCTATGAGAAGGCGCGCAGCCTGTATGAGACCATGTCGCAGGACCTGAACTACAACGTGATGTTCAGCCCGCGCGGCGTGATCATGCTGGCCCAGACCGAGCATGAGATCCGCGGCTACAAGCGTACCGCGCATGCCAACCAGCAGCAGGGTGTGCAGACCGAGTGGATCACTCCGGAGCGCGTCAAGGAGATCGTGCCGATCATCAACCTGCACGGCCCGCGTTACCCGGTGCTGGGCGGCCTTTACCAGGAACGCGGCGGCACTGCCCGCCACGATGCAGTGGCCTGGGGCTATGCGCGTGCATGTTCCGACATGGGCATGGACATCATCCAGAAGTGCGAAGTCACCGGCGTGCGCACCGAGAACGGCCGCACCGTGGGTGTCGACACCTCCAAAGGCCCGATCGACTGCGACAAGCTGGGCATGATCGTGGCCGGCAACGCCTCGGTGCTGTCGGAAATGGCGGGCTTCCGTCTGCCGATGGAATCCGTTGCCCTGCAGGCGATGGTGTCCGAGCCGATCAAACCCTGTATGGACGTGGTTGTGATGGCCAACACCGTGCACGGCTACATGTCCCAGTCCGACAAGGGCGAGATGGTCATCGGCGGCGGCACCGACGGGTTCAACAACTACACCCAGCGCGGTTCGTTCCACCATATCGAGGAAACCGTGCGCGCCCTGGTCGAAACCTTCCCGATGGTCAGCCGCCTGAAGATGCTGCGCCAGTGGGGCGGCATCGTGGATGTGACCGGCGACCGTTCGCCGCTGATCTCCAAGACCCCGGTCCAGAACTGCTTTATCAACGCAGGCTGGGGCACCGGCGGCTTCAAGGCGATCCCGGGCTCCGGCTGGGCGATGGCGGAACTGATGGCCACCGGCCATTCGCCGCTGACCGAGGAGTTCTCGATGATGCGCTTCAAGGAAGGCAAGTTCATCGACGAGAGCGTCGCCGCCGGTGTGGCGCACTAA
- the ccmI gene encoding c-type cytochrome biogenesis protein CcmI: MIFWTVTALIAFAAALLLAMIIIRAREQGEPAAAYDLRVYRQQLREVDKDLARGVIAEADADRIRTEISRRILAADAQLQKRKSGPAQPRALSLGFAIATALLITGGTLGLYWQLGAPGYGDLGLQDRIRLAGERAENRPSQAEAEAEIPEIQRPEVEEGYIKLVEQLRKTAGEREDDARGQALLAQHEANLGNFKAAYEAKANYIRLADGKVNARDFTELAELKIMAAGGYVSPEAQTDLQKARAIDPSHGPARYYWGLMLGQIGRPDLAYREWAATLRDGPADALWVKGIQGQIEEMAFRAGVEYRPITPGGGTAPALPGPSAEDMAGASELSPEEQQEMIRGMVTRLSDRLATEGGSAEEWARLIGALSVLGETERARTVYDEARGAFEADAEALALLETIAAQAGLTE; the protein is encoded by the coding sequence ATGATTTTCTGGACAGTCACCGCCCTCATCGCCTTTGCGGCCGCGCTGCTGCTGGCAATGATCATCATTCGCGCCCGTGAGCAAGGCGAACCTGCCGCGGCCTACGACCTGCGGGTCTACCGCCAGCAACTGCGCGAGGTTGACAAGGATCTGGCCCGCGGCGTCATCGCCGAAGCCGACGCGGACCGCATCCGCACTGAGATCTCGCGCCGCATCCTGGCCGCCGACGCGCAGCTGCAGAAGCGCAAGTCCGGCCCCGCCCAGCCCCGCGCCCTGTCGCTGGGCTTTGCCATTGCCACTGCGCTGCTGATCACCGGCGGCACCCTGGGCCTCTACTGGCAGCTGGGTGCGCCGGGCTATGGCGATCTGGGCCTGCAGGACCGTATCCGGCTGGCGGGCGAGCGCGCCGAAAACCGCCCCTCGCAGGCTGAGGCCGAGGCAGAAATACCGGAAATCCAGCGGCCCGAGGTGGAAGAGGGCTACATCAAACTGGTCGAACAGCTGCGCAAAACCGCAGGCGAGCGCGAAGATGACGCCCGCGGCCAGGCCCTGCTGGCCCAGCACGAGGCCAACCTTGGAAACTTCAAGGCCGCTTATGAAGCCAAGGCAAACTACATCCGCCTGGCCGACGGCAAGGTGAACGCCCGCGACTTCACTGAACTGGCCGAGCTCAAGATCATGGCGGCCGGCGGCTATGTCTCGCCCGAGGCGCAGACCGACCTGCAAAAAGCCCGCGCCATTGACCCGAGCCACGGGCCTGCCCGTTATTACTGGGGCCTGATGCTGGGCCAGATCGGCCGCCCGGACCTCGCCTACCGCGAATGGGCCGCAACCCTGCGCGACGGCCCTGCAGACGCCCTGTGGGTCAAGGGCATTCAGGGTCAGATCGAGGAAATGGCCTTCCGCGCCGGTGTCGAATACCGCCCGATCACGCCCGGCGGCGGCACTGCCCCCGCCCTGCCCGGCCCCAGTGCTGAAGACATGGCCGGCGCAAGCGAACTCAGCCCTGAAGAGCAGCAGGAGATGATCCGCGGCATGGTCACCCGCCTGTCGGACCGGCTGGCAACCGAGGGCGGAAGTGCCGAGGAATGGGCCCGCCTGATCGGCGCCCTGTCGGTGCTTGGCGAAACCGAGCGGGCCCGCACCGTTTATGACGAGGCCCGCGGCGCCTTTGAGGCCGACGCAGAGGCCCTGGCGCTCCTGGAAACTATCGCTGCACAGGCAGGACTGACAGAATGA
- the ruvX gene encoding Holliday junction resolvase RuvX, with protein sequence MIHDAFEDFAAALPPMQALMGLDLGTKTIGVAVSDRIGAVATPLETVKRKKFSADAARLLEIIQTRDISGIILGLPRNMDGSEGPRCQSTRAFARNLGQLTDLPISFWDERLSTVAAEKALLEADTTRKRRAEVIDHVAASYILQGALDRMRHLKNG encoded by the coding sequence ATGATCCACGACGCCTTTGAAGATTTCGCCGCTGCCCTTCCGCCGATGCAAGCACTGATGGGGCTGGACCTGGGCACCAAGACCATTGGCGTTGCCGTCTCGGACCGCATTGGCGCGGTGGCGACGCCGCTGGAAACCGTGAAGCGCAAGAAGTTCTCGGCAGACGCTGCACGCCTCCTGGAAATCATCCAAACCCGCGACATCAGCGGCATCATCCTCGGCCTGCCCCGCAACATGGACGGGTCTGAGGGCCCGCGCTGCCAGTCCACCCGCGCCTTTGCCCGCAATCTGGGCCAGCTCACCGATCTGCCGATCAGCTTCTGGGACGAGCGCCTCAGCACCGTGGCGGCAGAAAAAGCGCTTCTTGAGGCAGATACGACACGCAAACGCCGCGCAGAGGTTATCGACCACGTCGCGGCCTCCTATATTCTCCAAGGCGCATTGGACCGGATGCGGCATTTGAAGAACGGGTAA
- a CDS encoding DUF1289 domain-containing protein encodes MTDDVWKRDEIQSPCIKICVVHPEARICTGCYRSIDEIRDWSKMTNEERTGIMNDLPDRAGKLVKRRGGRGARLKRS; translated from the coding sequence ATGACTGACGACGTTTGGAAACGGGACGAGATCCAGTCCCCCTGCATCAAGATCTGCGTCGTCCACCCCGAGGCCCGCATCTGCACCGGTTGCTACCGCTCCATCGACGAAATCCGCGACTGGTCGAAAATGACCAACGAGGAGCGCACAGGCATCATGAACGACCTCCCCGACCGCGCCGGCAAACTGGTCAAGCGCCGCGGCGGCCGTGGCGCGAGGTTAAAGCGCAGCTAA
- a CDS encoding suppressor of fused domain protein, whose translation MSEIFEYYQSLLGTPARHAEFKTAEGCIVQVLKWEQGQTDEGVTMYATIGGNSNLKNAEQGCEFFIGLTPKVDDIAETLAEAALHGCGTSAIPSSGSTITLTQALWSGTTAKTLMFSDGCEIIPPMNRSDGTQVIFLQLVPLFPAELAYKSANGEEALWQRFEALDVPYWDSQRACAFS comes from the coding sequence GTGTCAGAGATTTTTGAATATTATCAGTCATTGCTTGGGACACCGGCTCGGCATGCTGAGTTCAAAACCGCTGAGGGGTGTATCGTTCAAGTTCTGAAGTGGGAGCAAGGGCAAACTGATGAGGGTGTTACAATGTATGCAACGATTGGAGGCAACAGTAACCTAAAGAATGCCGAGCAAGGTTGCGAGTTTTTTATCGGGCTTACACCTAAGGTGGACGACATCGCCGAAACACTTGCGGAGGCGGCACTTCACGGATGCGGTACATCAGCCATACCAAGCAGTGGGAGCACGATTACCCTCACCCAAGCGCTTTGGTCCGGGACTACTGCTAAGACTCTTATGTTCTCAGATGGTTGTGAAATCATTCCCCCGATGAACAGGTCTGATGGAACACAGGTAATTTTTCTACAGCTAGTCCCGCTTTTCCCAGCAGAACTTGCATATAAATCCGCAAATGGCGAAGAGGCGCTGTGGCAACGGTTTGAGGCGCTTGATGTCCCTTATTGGGATTCTCAAAGGGCCTGCGCATTTTCATAA
- a CDS encoding sulfite exporter TauE/SafE family protein, which translates to MTDPALTSVLWPEPALLMQMAGLLVVIGAFAGVLAGLLGVGGGIVLVPAFFYAFQTLGYGGDQLMQICLATSLATIIVTSLRSVMSHNKKGAVDWEILRSWGIGIALGAVVGVLAASALRSTVLQGVFGGLALVIGCYLGLGRSEWRLAEEMPKGARRMALSPAVGFLSVLMGIGGGSFGVPLMTLHGVAVHRAVATAAGFGVIIAVPSVAGFLLLEIGPAARPPFTIGAVNLVAFFIVIAMTLITAPWGVKLAHAMDPKPLKRVFGAFLVLVALNMLRKAFGY; encoded by the coding sequence ATGACTGATCCAGCCTTGACTTCTGTTCTGTGGCCGGAGCCGGCATTGCTGATGCAGATGGCAGGCCTGCTGGTGGTGATCGGCGCCTTTGCAGGCGTTCTGGCGGGACTTCTGGGCGTGGGCGGCGGCATCGTGCTGGTGCCTGCCTTTTTCTATGCCTTCCAGACCCTGGGCTATGGCGGCGATCAGCTGATGCAGATCTGCCTTGCGACCTCGCTGGCGACAATCATCGTGACCTCACTGCGCTCGGTCATGAGCCACAACAAGAAGGGCGCGGTGGACTGGGAGATCCTGCGCAGCTGGGGGATTGGCATTGCGCTGGGGGCTGTTGTCGGCGTGCTGGCGGCCTCTGCCCTGCGCTCCACCGTGCTGCAAGGCGTCTTTGGCGGTCTGGCGCTGGTGATTGGCTGTTATCTGGGGCTGGGCCGGTCCGAGTGGCGGCTGGCAGAAGAAATGCCCAAGGGGGCTAGACGGATGGCGCTGTCGCCGGCCGTCGGATTCCTGTCGGTGCTGATGGGGATTGGCGGCGGCAGCTTTGGGGTGCCGCTGATGACCTTGCACGGGGTGGCGGTGCACCGCGCGGTGGCGACCGCCGCGGGGTTTGGCGTGATCATTGCGGTTCCGTCTGTTGCGGGCTTTCTGCTGCTGGAGATAGGCCCGGCTGCGCGGCCGCCCTTCACCATCGGCGCGGTCAATCTGGTGGCGTTCTTTATCGTGATCGCCATGACGCTGATTACAGCGCCTTGGGGAGTGAAGCTGGCCCATGCGATGGACCCCAAACCGCTGAAACGGGTGTTCGGCGCGTTTCTGGTGCTGGTGGCACTCAATATGCTGCGCAAAGCTTTCGGATACTAA